The following proteins are encoded in a genomic region of Fusarium oxysporum f. sp. lycopersici 4287 chromosome 1, whole genome shotgun sequence:
- a CDS encoding protein SYM1, producing MVRYNARLAARPLLTQSVTTAFLFATGDVTAQQLVEKKGVEKHDLVRTGRMALYGGFVFGPVATTWFAFLARRVNVPGNKKAEVLTRVACDQLGFAPVMIGVFLSSMATMEGKSAQERIDKAWWPALKANWMLWPAVQVINFSLIPLQYRLFFANIIAIGWNSYLSWVNSQ from the exons ATGGTCAGGTACAACGCCAGGTTGGCTGCGCGTCCACTGCTCACTCAGAGCGTTACCACTGCATTTCTCTTTGCTACAGGCGATGTCACAGCTCAGCAGCTCgttgaaaagaaaggcgTTGAGAAGCATGATCTAGTCCGAACAGGTCGAATGGCTCTCTACGGTGGCT TTGTGTTCGGTCCGGTTGCTACAACATGGTTCGCTTTCCTCGCACGCAGGGTCAACGTGCCGGGGAACAAGAAGGCAGAGGTCCTCACTCGGGTCGCCTGCGATCAGCTTGGTTTTGCACCTGTCATGATAGGTGTATTCCTTAGCAGCATGGCCACAATGGAGGGGAAGAGTGCACAGGAACGAATCGACAAGGCTTGGTGGCCAGCCCTGAAGGCCAACTGGATGCTCTGGCCTGCCGTCCAGGTCATCAACTTCTCCCTCATTCCCTTGCAATACCGTCTGTTCTTTGCCAATATCATAGCGATTGGCTGGAACTCTTACCTGAGCTGGGTCAACTCCCAGTAA
- a CDS encoding protein SYM1: protein MASFIRWYNARLAARPLLTQSVTTAFLFATGDVTAQQLVEKKGVEKHDLVRTGRMALYGGFVFGPVATTWFAFLARRVNVPGNKKAEVLTRVACDQLGFAPVMIGVFLSSMATMEGKSAQERIDKAWWPALKANWMLWPAVQVINFSLIPLQYRLFFANIIAIGWNSYLSWVNSQ from the exons ATGGCTTCTTTCATTCGTTG GTACAACGCCAGGTTGGCTGCGCGTCCACTGCTCACTCAGAGCGTTACCACTGCATTTCTCTTTGCTACAGGCGATGTCACAGCTCAGCAGCTCgttgaaaagaaaggcgTTGAGAAGCATGATCTAGTCCGAACAGGTCGAATGGCTCTCTACGGTGGCT TTGTGTTCGGTCCGGTTGCTACAACATGGTTCGCTTTCCTCGCACGCAGGGTCAACGTGCCGGGGAACAAGAAGGCAGAGGTCCTCACTCGGGTCGCCTGCGATCAGCTTGGTTTTGCACCTGTCATGATAGGTGTATTCCTTAGCAGCATGGCCACAATGGAGGGGAAGAGTGCACAGGAACGAATCGACAAGGCTTGGTGGCCAGCCCTGAAGGCCAACTGGATGCTCTGGCCTGCCGTCCAGGTCATCAACTTCTCCCTCATTCCCTTGCAATACCGTCTGTTCTTTGCCAATATCATAGCGATTGGCTGGAACTCTTACCTGAGCTGGGTCAACTCCCAGTAA
- a CDS encoding tRNA(Met) cytidine acetyltransferase, with translation MQRKAVDSRIPALIQNGLQEKKRSFFVVVGDRSKDVIVRLHYIMSQFDIKQNKSVLWAYKNKLLGFTSHRKKREQKIKKEIKRGIREANTEDPFELFVSLHNIRYTYYKETDKILGQTFGMCILQDFEAITPNILARTIETVEGGGLVVLLLKGMNSLKQLYSLSMDVHSRYRTEAHDDVVARFNERFILSLGSCNSCLVIDDEMNVLPISGGKGVKKLPPPDLDNPKTESQIELEAMKEQNEGRQPVGPLISLAKTVDQAKALITFTDAIAEKTLRSTVTLTAARGRGKSAAMGVAVAAAVAYGYSNIFITSPSPENLKTLFEFVFKGFDELGYADHADYSIIQSTNPDFNKAIVRVNIHRQHRQTIQYIRPQDAHVLGQAELVVIDEAAAIPLPLVKKLMGPYLVFMASTINGYEGTGRSLSLKLIKQLRDQSRTASTAGEGMEITDRSTGKTSKTEEFQAGRKLREITLSEPIRYAQGDAVEKWLNTVLCLDATLPKAKSNINGCPDPTQCQLLNVNRDTLFSFHPVSEKFLQQMVALYVASHYKNSPDDLQLMSDAPAHELFVLVPPVSEDSARLHEPLCVIQVSLKGKISRQSVLNSLSRGQRPSGDLIPWLVSQQFQDEEFASLSGARVVRIATNPEYVSMGYGSKALELLVDYYEGRFANLSEDEDQIMEETMTRVTDAELANANLLDDDIKVRDINKMPPLFAKLSEKKPERLDYVGVSYGLTQPLHKFWKKASFAPVYLRQTANDLTGEHTCVMLRPLENSEDRSWLGAFSRDFQKRFLSLLSYQFRTFTPITALSIDEAAKLGAQLDSVEVQPLTKTDLDIYMSPFDLKRLESYANNMLDYHVVLDLVPTIAHLYFTGRIKGDVTLSGVQQAVMLALGLQRKDIDVVAQEINMSTSQALAMFIKMMRKVTKHFAGLVSDAVGAELPKVERLGVSRENASGAHDDEIVDERYVPLATTLDDELEEGGDEAMRELKKKQRELIDSLPLDQYEIEGDTPAWEEAEKQVLSATKQGKSNPVVSVKSAKQKRKAGGQTAAEVYEEAFGEKKKKSKRVKKSA, from the exons ATGCAGCGCAAGGCGGT TGACTCGCGCATTCCAGCGCTCATTCAAAATGGCCtgcaagaaaagaagagaagcttcTTCGTCGTGGTGGGAGACAGGTCGAAGGACGTGATAGTGCGTCTGCATTATATCATGTCCCAGTTTGATATCAAGCAGAACAAATCAGTTCTTTGGGCTTACAAGAACAAGCTCTTGGGCTTCACCAG TCACCGAAAGAAGCGCGAgcaaaagatcaagaaggagatcaagCGAGGAATTCGAGAAGCCAATACCGAGGACCCCTTCGAGCTGTTCGTATCGCTACACAACATCCGATATACCTACTATAAGGAGACCGACAAGATCCTAGGTCAGACCTTCGGCATGTGTATTCTCCAGGACTTCGAGGCTATTACCCCCAACATTCTTGCCCGAACGATCGAAACTGTCGAGGGTGGTGGATTGgttgttcttctcctcaagggCATGAACAGTTTGAAGCAGCTTTACAGCCTGTCAATGGATGTCCACTCGCGTTATAGGACAGAGGCCCACGATGATGTAGTGGCGCGTTTCAACGAGCGATTTATTCTCTCTCTGGGAAGCTGCAACTCTTGCTTGGttatcgatgatgagatgaacgTTCTCCCTATCTCAGGTGGAAAGGGTGTGAAGaagcttcctcctccagaCCTCGACAATCCCAAGACAGAGTCGCAAATTGAGCTTGAGGCCATGAAGGAGCAGAACGAGGGACGACAGCCCGTAGGACCTCTTATTTCTCTCGCCAAGACTGTTGACCAGGCCAAGGCTCTTATCACATTCACAGATGCCATCGCTGAGAAAACCCTACGGAGCACGGTCACTCTTACTGCTGCTCGTGGTCGTGGAAAGTCTGCGGCAATGGGTGTCGCTGTCGCAGCTGCTGTTGCGTATGGATACAGCAACATTTTCATTACCTCCCCTTCGCCTGAGAACTTGAAGACTCTGTTTGAGTTTGTCTTCAAGGGGTTTGACGAGTTGGGCTATGCTGACCACGCCGATTACTCTATTATTCAGAGTACAAACCCCGACTTCAACAAGGCCATTGTTCGAGTCAACATTCACCGACAACACAGACAGACCATTCAGTACATTCGACCTCAAGATGCACACGTGTTGGGGCAGGCCGAGTTGGTGGTTATTGATGAGGCTGCGGCTATTCCTCTGCCTCTTGTGAAGAAGCTCATGGGCCCTTATCTTGTCTTCATGGCCTCTACCATCAACGGTTATGAGGGTACAGGTCGATCTCTCtctctcaagctcatcaaacAGTTACGAGACCAATCGCGCACTGCTTCCACAGCTGGCGAGGGCATGGAGATCACTGATCGATCAACTGGTAAGACCTCAAAGACTGAGGAGTTCCAGGCGGGACGAAAGCTGCGAGAGATCACCTTGTCTGAGCCTATTCGATATGCTCAGGGAGATGCTGTCGAGAAGTGGCTCAACACGGTTCTCTGCCTCGACGCGACTCTGCCCAAGGCTAAGTCAAATATCAACGGATGCCCCGACCCTACACAATGTCAGCTCTTGAACGTCAACCGAGATACTTTATTCTCCTTCCACCCTGTGTCCGAGAAGTTCCTTCAGCAAATGGTTGCGTTGTATGTAGCTAGTCACTACAAGAACTCGCCAGACGACCTTCAACTCATGAGTGATGCCCCCGCACACGAGCTCTTCGTTCTTGTTCCTCCTGTTTCTGAGGACAGCGCCAGACTACACGAGCCTCTGTGTGTCATTCAGGTTTCGTTGAAAGGAAAGATCAGCAGGCAGAGCGTCCTTAACAGTCTGAGCCGAGGACAGCGACCGTCTGGTGATCTCATTCCTTGGCTTGTCAGCCAGCAGTTCCAAGATGAGGAATTTGCTTCCCTATCTGGTGCTCGAGTTGTTCGTATTGCCACAAACCCTGAGTATGTTTCAATGGGATACGGTTCCAAGGCTTTGGAACTGCTCGTTGACTACTACGAGGGGCGCTTCGCCAATCTGTCCGAGGACGAGGATCAGATTATGGAGGAGACAATGACTCGAGTTACTGATGCCGAGCTCGCCAACGCCAACTTGCTCGACGATGACATCAAGGTTCGGGATATCAATAAGATGCCTCCCTTGTTCGCCAAGCTGTCAGAGAAGAAACCCGAGCGACTCGACTATGTTGGTGTTAGCTACGGATTGACTCAACCTCTTCACAAATTCTGGAAGAAGGCCTCGTTCGCGCCCGTCTACTTAAGACAGACTGCCAACGATCTGACTGGCGAGCATACCTGTGTCATGCTGCGGCCGCTTGAGAACAGTGAGGACCGAAGCTGGCTCGGGGCTTTCTCCAGAGATTTCCAGAAGCGTTTCCTGTCCCTCCTGTCTTACCAGTTCCGCACATTCACTCCTATCACTGCCCTTAGTATTGACGAGGCCGCCAAGTTGGGAGCGCAACTGGACTCAGTTGAAGTTCAACCATTGACCAAGACTGATCTTGATATCTATATGAGCCCCTTCGACCTGAAGCGACTCGAGTCATATGCCAACAACATGCTTGACTACCACGTTGTTCTCGATCTTGTTCCAACCATCGCCCACCTCTACTTCACAGGACGCATCAAGGGAGACGTTACGTTATCAGGGGTCCAGCAGGCCGTCATGCTGGCTCTTGGTCTGCAGCGCAAAGATATCGATGTGGTTGCCCAGGAGATCAACATGTCCACCTCTCAAGCTCTTGCCATGTTCATTAAGATGATGCGAAAGGTTACTAAACACTTCGCCGGTCTTGTCTCCGATGCTGTCGGCGCAGAACTTCCCAAGGTTGAGCGTCTTGGTGTGAGTCGCGAGAATGCTAGTGGCGCACACGACGATGAGATCGTCGATGAGCGTTACGTTCCTCTGGCTACAACATTGGACGACGAACTTGAGGAGGGTGGTGATGAAGCAATGAgggagctcaagaagaagcaaagagagCTCATTGACTCTTTGCCCCTTGACCA ATATGAGATTGAGGGAGATACTCCTGCTTGGGAAGAGGCGGAAAAACAGGTACTGAGTGCGACAAAGCAGGGCAAGTCAAACCCCGTGGTCAGCGTAAAGTCAGCCAAgcaaaagagaaaggccGGCGGCCAGACAGCGGCTGAGGTCTATGAGGAGGCATttggcgagaagaagaagaagagcaagagggTGAAAAAGTCGGCGTGA